The nucleotide sequence AATTTCTTCGCTTGATGTTGGAACATTTTTTCCTACATAATCAGCTCGTATCGGCAATTCTCTATGACCTCTGTCGATAAGGACTGCAAGCTGTATATTCGAGGCTCGTCCAAGATCCATGATGGCATCCATACCAGCTCTAACTGTTCTTCCTGTATATAGAACATCATCCACCAAGATAATCTTTTTGTCAGAAACTTCGACCGGAATGTCAGTTCCTTTCACTTCAGGTTCAGAATCATCCGTTTTGATCTTAAGATCGTCTCTGTATAATGTGATATCAATTACACCTACTGATACGGCGTTTCCTTCGATCTGTTCGATACGCTCAGCAAGGCGTTTTGCAAGAAATTCACCTCGGGTCTTTATGCCAGCTAATACGATGTCTTTGACTCCTTTATTCCGCTCAATGATCTCATGCGCGATTCGAGTCAATGCTCTTCTGATTGCTTGGTCATCCATTAATACTGTCTTTGACATAACATACCCTCCTTTTAAAACTCGGTGCCTTTAACCGTTATCTTTCAAAAAAAATCCTCCCGTCACGCATGACGAGAGGATAGAGTAATCCCTGTTGGATTCTCATTAATAACGTTTCCTTCTCAGCCTCACGGGACTAAAGTTAAAGGACTATTTAAGTTACATTGATTATTACAAACTCCTAGTTGATTGTCAACTTCTTTTCTCTAATAAATCTAAAAGATCATTCATATCAGCTGGAATTTCACGTTTAAACTCCATATATTCGCCTGTTCGCGGATGATCAAAACCAAGTGTTTCTGCATGAAGTGCCTGGCCTTCAATTGTAAGCGTCTTTGAAGGACCATACTTCGGGTCACCAGCTAGAGGGAACCCAATATACTTCATGTGAACACGGATTTGGTGTGTTCTACCTGTTTCTAACTGACACTCAACAAACGTATAATTTGCAAATCGTTTAATAACATTAAAATGCGTAACAGCGTCACGGCTGTTTTCATCTGTAACCGTCATTTTTTGACGATCACTTTTATCTCTTCCGATCGGAGCATCGATCGTACCTTGATCGTGCGGCATAACTCCATGAACAATCGCTTTATAAACACGAGTTGTTGTTTTCGCTTTAAGCTGGTTAACAAGAGATTCGTGAGCCATGTCATTCTTAGCGACCATTAATAATCCTGACGTATCTTTATCAATACGGTGGACAATCCCAGGACGCAACACACCATTGATTCCAGATAGATCTTTACAGTGAGCCATAAGACCGTTCACGAGTGTTCCGCTGTAATGTCCTGGAGCTGGGTGGACCACCATCCCACGGGGTTTATTTACAACGAGTACATCTGAATCTTCGTATACGATATCAAGATTCATCTCTTCTGGAACAGCATCAAGCACTTCTGGTTCAGGGATTTCAATTTCAATCACATCACCAGCTGCACATTTATAGTTAGACTTTACAGGACTGTTACTCAATAACACAATTTTGTCTTTGATCCAGCTTTGAATTTGTGAACGGGACCAATCGTCCTGAACTTCAGACAAAACCTTATCAATACGGTTTCCTGCTTGTTCAGGAGTTACCGTATACTCGAATTTATTCATTTTCTGTCTCCTTCTTTTTGCTTTCCATAAAACTTTGAATAAAAATAAGACCTACACCCACAACGAGTGCGCTGTCCGCAACATTAAATATAGGGAAATCATAGCTTCCAATATAAACATTTAGAAAATCAACAACTTCACCGCGAAGCAAACGATCGATAAAATTCCCAACAGCTCCACCTAATACTAGAGCGAGTGCTGTTTTAAGCAATGTATCGTGTGCGTGCTTTTGCAGATAATAAACCACTACCCCAACAACGATGACCGTAATAATAATAAAAAAGTATCGCTGATCTTGCAGAATACCGAAAGCTGCTCCCCTGTTTCGGTGAGAGGTTATGTAGAATACTTGATCAATAACAGGAATAGACTCTCCATATTCCATTTTCTTTACGATTACCCACTTTGTCACCTGGTCTACTGCCAAGATTAACAAAGCTACAAGATAATAAAACAATAGAACTCCTCCGATACAGAAATTAATGTCTTTATGAATTGTAGCACAGCCATCGGACGTTCTACAATTTAATTTGCGCATGTCACCAATGAAGTACTCCACCACAAGAAAAAATCCCGCAAATCGCGGGATTTTCTTTTATTATATTACCTTTATTTTAAAGAGTTGAAGCTTTTGCTAATTTTGTTCATTCGCTTAACTGAAAAGTTGATTGTAGCGCAAGGTTGCCGACTCCTACGGGACGAGCGGTCAGGTGGAGACTCCTAACGGCGCAAAGCGGCAGGAGGCTCACCGTACGCCCCGTGGAAAGCGAGCAACCTGGAGCGGAAATCAACCACTTTCAAAAACAGCAATGAATACGAAAACAGCTGTTAAGCGTAATGCTTCTCAACAATATCAGCACAGCTTGCACAGAGTGTAGGATGGCTCTCATTCTTACCTACATCTTCAGAAACAACCCAGCAGCGTTCACATGTTTCACCTTCAGCAGAAGTTACAGAAACAGCAACATGGTCATACTGTCCTGCCGATTCAGGAGCTTCAGTTTTCACTCCTCCAACTACAGCTTTAGAAACG is from Fictibacillus sp. b24 and encodes:
- the pyrR gene encoding bifunctional pyr operon transcriptional regulator/uracil phosphoribosyltransferase PyrR — encoded protein: MSKTVLMDDQAIRRALTRIAHEIIERNKGVKDIVLAGIKTRGEFLAKRLAERIEQIEGNAVSVGVIDITLYRDDLKIKTDDSEPEVKGTDIPVEVSDKKIILVDDVLYTGRTVRAGMDAIMDLGRASNIQLAVLIDRGHRELPIRADYVGKNVPTSSEEIISASLIEVDGFDEVSISTNK
- a CDS encoding RluA family pseudouridine synthase, producing MNKFEYTVTPEQAGNRIDKVLSEVQDDWSRSQIQSWIKDKIVLLSNSPVKSNYKCAAGDVIEIEIPEPEVLDAVPEEMNLDIVYEDSDVLVVNKPRGMVVHPAPGHYSGTLVNGLMAHCKDLSGINGVLRPGIVHRIDKDTSGLLMVAKNDMAHESLVNQLKAKTTTRVYKAIVHGVMPHDQGTIDAPIGRDKSDRQKMTVTDENSRDAVTHFNVIKRFANYTFVECQLETGRTHQIRVHMKYIGFPLAGDPKYGPSKTLTIEGQALHAETLGFDHPRTGEYMEFKREIPADMNDLLDLLEKRS
- the lspA gene encoding signal peptidase II yields the protein MFYYLVALLILAVDQVTKWVIVKKMEYGESIPVIDQVFYITSHRNRGAAFGILQDQRYFFIIITVIVVGVVVYYLQKHAHDTLLKTALALVLGGAVGNFIDRLLRGEVVDFLNVYIGSYDFPIFNVADSALVVGVGLIFIQSFMESKKKETENE